The following proteins are co-located in the Clavibacter capsici genome:
- the msrA gene encoding peptide-methionine (S)-S-oxide reductase MsrA, translating to MQTFILAGGCFWCLDAVYRTLDGVQDVISGYIGGHTAHPSYDAVCTGATGHAEAVKVVFDEEVIPADVILDVFFTLHDPRQLNRQGADVGTQYRSAMFPADAEQEQLFRDAISRAGELWDGAPVTTIEPVGTWYDAEDYHQDFFAKNPGQGYCNAVAVPKVNKVRKSFAQYVRAA from the coding sequence ATGCAGACATTCATCCTCGCCGGCGGCTGCTTCTGGTGCCTCGATGCGGTGTACCGCACCCTCGACGGCGTCCAGGACGTCATCTCCGGATACATCGGCGGCCACACCGCCCACCCCTCCTACGACGCCGTGTGCACGGGCGCGACCGGGCACGCCGAGGCGGTGAAGGTGGTCTTCGACGAGGAGGTCATCCCCGCCGACGTCATCCTCGACGTGTTCTTCACGCTGCACGACCCGCGCCAGCTCAACCGCCAGGGCGCCGACGTCGGCACCCAGTACCGCTCGGCCATGTTCCCCGCGGACGCGGAGCAGGAGCAGCTGTTCCGCGACGCGATCTCCCGTGCCGGCGAGCTGTGGGACGGCGCCCCCGTCACCACGATCGAGCCGGTCGGCACCTGGTACGACGCGGAGGACTACCACCAGGACTTCTTCGCGAAGAACCCGGGGCAGGGGTACTGCAACGCGGTCGCCGTGCCCAAGGTGAACAAGGTGCGGAAGTCGTTCGCGCAGTACGTGCGCGCCGCCTGA